A genomic region of Mesorhizobium sp. NZP2077 contains the following coding sequences:
- the minE gene encoding cell division topological specificity factor MinE yields the protein MNLLDIFKRRSSAPVARERLQVLLAYERRNRNHPDLVSILREEIMAVIAKHVQIDQDYLQVSMDRGETMSTLEIDIQIPNKSAVPMAIAG from the coding sequence ATGAACCTGCTCGACATCTTCAAGCGGCGCTCCAGCGCGCCGGTGGCGCGCGAGCGGCTGCAAGTGCTGCTCGCCTATGAGCGCCGCAACCGCAACCACCCCGACCTCGTCTCCATCCTGCGCGAGGAGATCATGGCCGTCATCGCCAAGCATGTGCAGATCGACCAGGATTACCTGCAGGTCTCGATGGACCGCGGCGAGACCATGTCGACGCTGGAGATCGATATCCAGATCCCCAACAAGAGCGCCGTGCCGATGGCGATTGCGGGGTAG
- a CDS encoding efflux RND transporter periplasmic adaptor subunit yields MTARSRKTYLVMGGVLIVLVAMAALSAYGRSTVEPAAQAVAAPRASLTVAVEKVRSEAIASSISATGTVAAWQEATIGAETSSLKLTELLVGEGDHVRAGDVVARLDASVLKAQLAEQKAAVDQAQATLDAAVSAAGRADRLLASKAISAETAEDKATAVKTGRASVEQAKAAADRLQAELDQATIRAPFDGIVSSRPAVAGSIVQAGTELMKIIRDGRLEVGVLVPEKDLPAISVGQAASVVDASGRTFAGSVSSIAQTVSSTTRLATVYVALGEGSGLKPACSPASRSQAPPLRASASPRPRSSGRTANLLSSSSMPPARPPPAQSPPARTRTAASPSKAGCRRATASWSPVPASSATAIWCVSPTRKRALTPAAR; encoded by the coding sequence ATGACCGCAAGATCGCGTAAGACTTATCTTGTCATGGGCGGCGTGCTGATCGTCCTGGTCGCCATGGCGGCGCTGAGCGCCTATGGCCGCTCGACAGTCGAGCCAGCCGCGCAGGCGGTCGCGGCGCCGCGGGCCAGCCTGACGGTCGCGGTCGAAAAGGTGCGCTCCGAGGCGATCGCCTCGTCGATCAGCGCCACCGGCACCGTCGCTGCCTGGCAGGAAGCAACCATCGGCGCCGAGACCTCCAGCCTCAAATTGACCGAGCTTCTGGTTGGCGAAGGCGACCATGTGCGGGCCGGCGATGTCGTCGCCCGGCTCGACGCCTCAGTGCTCAAGGCACAGCTGGCCGAGCAGAAGGCCGCGGTCGACCAGGCGCAGGCGACGCTGGACGCCGCCGTGTCCGCCGCCGGCCGCGCCGACAGGCTGCTGGCCAGCAAGGCAATCAGCGCCGAGACGGCGGAAGACAAGGCGACCGCCGTCAAGACCGGCCGGGCCTCGGTCGAGCAGGCCAAGGCCGCCGCTGACAGGCTGCAGGCCGAGCTCGACCAGGCGACGATCCGAGCGCCCTTCGACGGCATCGTCTCCAGCCGGCCGGCGGTTGCCGGCTCGATCGTCCAGGCCGGCACCGAGCTGATGAAGATCATCCGCGACGGCAGGCTTGAGGTCGGCGTGCTTGTCCCCGAAAAGGACCTGCCGGCGATTTCGGTCGGGCAGGCGGCCAGCGTCGTCGACGCTTCGGGCCGGACTTTTGCCGGCAGCGTCTCTTCGATCGCGCAGACGGTCAGTTCGACGACGCGGCTCGCCACCGTCTATGTCGCGCTCGGCGAAGGCTCGGGCCTGAAGCCGGCATGTTCGCCCGCGTCTCGATCGCAGGCGCCGCCTCTCAGAGCCTCAGCGTCGCCGAGGCCGCGCTCGTCTGGCAGGACGGCAAACCTGTTGTCTTCGTCGTCGATGCCGCCGGCAAGGCCGCCGCCCGCACAGTCACCACCGGCGCGCACCAGAACGGCCGCGTCGCCATCGAAAGCGGGCTGTCGGAGGGCGACAGCGTCGTGGTCGCCGGTGCCGGCTTCCTCAGCGACGGCAATCTGGTGCGTATCGCCGACGCGCAAGCGGGCACTGACGCCGGCGGCAAGGTGA
- the minD gene encoding septum site-determining protein MinD — protein sequence MGKVVVVTSGKGGVGKTTSTAALGAAVAKTGKKVALVDFDVGLRNLDLIMGAERRVVFDLVNVIQGTAKLSQALIRDKRVDTLFLLPASQTRDKDALTEEGVGEVIDKLRSVFDYVFCDSPAGIERGAQLAMRFADEAVIVTNPEVSSVRDSDRIIGLLDARTMRAEQGEQIAKHVLVTRYDAGRAARGEMLSIDDVLEILSVPLLGIIPESQDVLRASNLGSPVTLSEPLNLAAKAYIEAARRLEGEDLPVVVPFERKGFLDRLLGRRAA from the coding sequence ATGGGCAAGGTAGTGGTGGTCACTTCGGGCAAGGGGGGCGTCGGCAAGACCACCTCGACGGCTGCGCTTGGAGCGGCCGTGGCCAAGACCGGCAAGAAGGTGGCGCTCGTCGATTTCGACGTCGGCCTGCGCAATCTCGACCTGATCATGGGTGCGGAACGCCGCGTCGTGTTCGACCTCGTCAACGTCATCCAGGGCACGGCAAAGCTGTCGCAGGCGCTGATCCGCGACAAGCGGGTCGACACGCTGTTCCTGCTGCCGGCCTCGCAGACGCGCGACAAGGATGCGCTGACCGAAGAAGGTGTGGGCGAAGTCATCGACAAGCTGCGCTCGGTGTTCGACTATGTCTTCTGCGACAGCCCGGCCGGCATCGAGCGCGGCGCGCAGCTCGCCATGCGCTTTGCCGACGAGGCGGTCATCGTCACCAATCCGGAAGTGTCGTCGGTGCGCGATTCCGACCGCATCATCGGCCTGCTCGACGCCCGCACCATGCGCGCCGAACAGGGCGAGCAGATCGCCAAGCACGTGCTGGTCACCCGCTATGACGCGGGGCGCGCCGCGCGCGGCGAAATGCTCTCCATCGACGATGTGCTGGAAATCCTGTCGGTGCCGCTGCTCGGCATCATTCCCGAGAGCCAGGACGTGCTGCGCGCCTCCAACCTCGGTTCGCCGGTGACGCTGTCGGAGCCGCTCAATTTGGCCGCCAAGGCTTACATCGAAGCCGCAAGGCGGCTTGAGGGCGAGGACCTGCCGGTCGTCGTGCCCTTCGAGCGCAAGGGCTTCCTCGATCGTCTCTTGGGAAGGAGGGCGGCATGA
- a CDS encoding DUF2934 domain-containing protein, with amino-acid sequence MTDDREDKIRDRAYAIWQREGGADGDHDRHWHQAAMEIDREAALPLTADDALPETREIASTDVLEVEALAVRTGISGDEAQELIDRLGNDRAATEQAARGLKAKRKS; translated from the coding sequence ATGACCGACGACCGCGAAGACAAGATCCGTGACCGCGCCTATGCCATCTGGCAGCGCGAAGGCGGCGCCGATGGCGACCACGATCGCCACTGGCACCAGGCCGCGATGGAGATCGACCGCGAAGCCGCTTTGCCGCTGACGGCCGACGACGCGCTGCCGGAAACCCGCGAGATCGCCAGCACCGACGTGCTGGAGGTCGAAGCGCTGGCCGTGCGCACTGGCATTTCGGGCGACGAGGCGCAGGAACTGATCGACCGCCTGGGCAACGACCGCGCCGCGACGGAGCAAGCCGCCCGCGGCCTCAAGGCCAAGCGGAAATCCTGA
- a CDS encoding DUF680 domain-containing protein encodes MTKLALGVAAMLLASSAAFAGSDHFGAENQPVASVDSNATASLRRL; translated from the coding sequence ATGACCAAGCTCGCTCTCGGCGTGGCTGCGATGTTGCTTGCCTCGAGTGCTGCCTTTGCCGGCAGCGACCATTTCGGCGCCGAAAACCAGCCTGTCGCCTCCGTCGACAGCAATGCCACCGCGTCCCTCCGTCGCCTCTGA
- the minC gene encoding septum site-determining protein MinC, which yields MTFAAPLEAKSIRFRARSFVAFTLTPEAPMAEWLQGLDHWIGNSPGYFAGRPVLLDLNVLKPQPSEIAALVAELGTRGIRIYAIELEGAVLGPDLPPLLVGAKEATTDGLLPGRKGGQEGAGTSEGKAEGRAPERGLDARADAGIAAKGKAGASKTGESEPQVSHYDSGTLMIKAPIRSGQAIMHAHGDVIVLGSVASGSEIVAAGSIHVYGTLRGRASAGALGNTGARIFCRRNEAELLSVDGWYITAEEMEGVSRGKPVQAFLDGDGLRVETLS from the coding sequence GTGACCTTTGCCGCTCCCCTCGAGGCCAAATCCATTCGCTTTCGTGCCCGCTCTTTCGTCGCTTTCACCTTGACCCCGGAAGCGCCCATGGCGGAGTGGCTGCAGGGGCTGGATCACTGGATCGGCAACTCGCCGGGCTATTTTGCCGGGCGGCCGGTGCTGCTCGATTTGAATGTGCTGAAGCCGCAGCCGAGCGAGATCGCGGCGCTGGTGGCGGAGCTTGGTACGCGCGGCATTCGCATCTATGCGATTGAGCTTGAAGGGGCTGTGCTCGGCCCCGACCTGCCGCCTTTGCTGGTCGGCGCCAAGGAGGCGACGACGGATGGGCTGCTGCCTGGCCGCAAGGGTGGGCAAGAGGGTGCCGGCACATCGGAGGGCAAGGCCGAGGGCAGGGCGCCGGAGCGCGGCCTGGATGCGCGGGCCGACGCCGGCATCGCTGCGAAGGGCAAGGCTGGCGCAAGCAAGACCGGGGAAAGCGAGCCGCAGGTTTCGCATTACGATTCGGGTACGCTGATGATCAAGGCGCCGATCCGCTCCGGCCAGGCGATCATGCATGCGCATGGCGATGTCATCGTGCTGGGCTCGGTCGCGTCCGGTTCGGAGATCGTCGCGGCCGGCTCGATCCATGTCTATGGCACGCTGCGCGGGCGGGCCTCGGCGGGTGCGCTGGGCAACACCGGCGCGCGCATCTTCTGCCGCCGCAACGAGGCCGAGCTTTTGTCGGTCGACGGCTGGTACATCACCGCCGAGGAGATGGAAGGGGTGTCGCGCGGCAAGCCGGTGCAGGCCTTCCTCGACGGCGACGGCCTGCGCGTCGAGACATTGAGCTGA
- a CDS encoding ATP-binding protein — MNSLRRRLILLLVISIVGVVGLATAAVISVRGGGPPPELTVPWIAQQMELVVRLLPGPIPDVLRVQFSDHPAAGKVARPETEMLNDILQRRGFDLLAIISKKPDEPGQIASVQMPDRRWAIIEVPHLNPPGREWLILAGWISLIVAGATAVSVYFTSVLIRPLEMLEAAVSKIGSDGVLAAVPEAGSAEVKATAHALNQLSSRLRTAMESRMRLVAAAGHDLRTPMTRMRLRAEFLDEDRDKWLHDLDELDRIADSAIRLVREEVNQDAVEPLDLRKMVEDIEAEMATLGHAVSIGHVDKVSVRAGALGLRRALRNLIVNAATHGKACSIDLALDDKRAVLTISDHGPGIPPDLINKAFEPFFRVDPGRQQFIPGAGLGLAIAKEIIERYGGTVTLENRRGGGLAQTVVFAAV; from the coding sequence GTGAACTCGCTGCGCCGCCGCCTCATCCTGCTGCTGGTTATTTCGATCGTCGGCGTCGTCGGCCTGGCGACGGCCGCCGTCATCAGCGTGCGCGGCGGCGGGCCGCCGCCGGAGCTGACCGTGCCCTGGATTGCCCAGCAGATGGAACTCGTGGTGCGGCTGCTGCCGGGGCCGATACCGGACGTGCTGCGGGTGCAATTCTCAGACCATCCGGCCGCCGGCAAGGTCGCCCGCCCGGAAACGGAAATGCTCAACGACATCCTGCAACGCCGCGGCTTCGACCTCCTAGCGATCATCAGCAAGAAGCCGGACGAACCGGGCCAGATCGCCTCGGTGCAGATGCCCGACAGGCGCTGGGCGATCATCGAGGTGCCTCACCTCAACCCGCCCGGGCGCGAATGGCTGATCCTGGCCGGCTGGATCTCGCTGATCGTGGCCGGCGCCACCGCCGTCTCGGTCTATTTCACCTCGGTGCTGATCCGGCCGCTCGAAATGCTGGAGGCCGCCGTCTCCAAGATCGGCTCGGACGGCGTGCTGGCCGCTGTGCCGGAAGCGGGCTCGGCCGAGGTCAAGGCGACGGCGCATGCGCTGAACCAGCTCTCGTCGCGGCTGCGCACCGCCATGGAAAGCCGCATGCGCCTGGTCGCCGCCGCCGGCCATGATTTGCGCACGCCGATGACGCGCATGCGCCTGCGCGCCGAGTTCCTCGACGAAGACCGCGACAAATGGCTTCACGACCTCGACGAGCTCGACCGCATCGCCGACAGCGCCATCCGCCTGGTGCGCGAGGAGGTCAACCAGGATGCCGTCGAGCCGCTCGACCTGCGCAAGATGGTGGAGGATATCGAAGCCGAGATGGCCACGCTCGGCCATGCCGTCTCGATCGGCCACGTCGACAAGGTGTCGGTGCGTGCCGGCGCGCTTGGCCTGCGCCGCGCGCTGCGCAATTTGATCGTCAACGCCGCCACCCACGGCAAGGCCTGCAGCATCGACCTCGCTTTGGACGACAAGCGCGCCGTGCTGACCATTTCCGACCACGGCCCGGGCATCCCGCCCGACCTGATCAACAAGGCCTTCGAGCCCTTCTTCCGCGTCGACCCCGGCCGCCAGCAATTCATCCCCGGCGCGGGGCTGGGTCTGGCCATCGCCAAGGAGATCATCGAGCGCTATGGCGGGACGGTGACGCTGGAGAACCGCAGGGGTGGCGGGCTGGCGCAGACGGTGGTGTTCGCGGCGGTGTAA
- a CDS encoding toxic anion resistance protein, protein MTSASQLVRDVTQDLSVSGTVDPEVARLAATIDFHSPLSIQEFGSEVAERSARYTDEILASARTGDLDDTGAQLNQIVVAAQQFDLESLDNSLARTPLIGGLIKRFVMTKEKALARFETVKTQVDKLVAQVESTAGLLNRRNRDYQTMYEGVREEYALLGRHVEAITLRLADLDAEIAGLSASDNNDIDGSERVAVLEANRNQLAKRSDDMRVLQHAAMQMLPMVRIIQSNNLSLVDKFQTIRQLTLPAWKRAFMLALTLDEQKSAVELASTIDNATNMMMRRNAELLHQNSVATAKANQRLVIDIDTLREVHQKILLTLADVRKEHIQGAVERKQAIAELERLRTEMTEGVKAIGLADA, encoded by the coding sequence ATGACCTCCGCTAGCCAGCTTGTTCGCGACGTCACCCAGGATCTGAGCGTATCGGGCACCGTCGACCCGGAAGTGGCGCGGCTGGCCGCGACCATCGATTTCCACTCGCCGCTGTCGATCCAGGAATTCGGCAGCGAGGTGGCGGAACGCTCGGCCAGATACACCGACGAGATCCTGGCCAGCGCACGCACCGGCGACCTCGACGACACCGGCGCGCAACTCAACCAGATCGTTGTCGCCGCGCAGCAGTTCGATCTTGAATCGCTCGACAATTCGCTGGCGCGCACACCGCTGATCGGCGGCCTGATCAAGCGCTTCGTCATGACCAAGGAAAAGGCGCTGGCGCGTTTCGAGACGGTCAAGACGCAGGTCGACAAGCTGGTCGCCCAGGTCGAGTCGACCGCCGGCCTGCTCAACCGCCGCAACCGCGACTACCAGACGATGTATGAAGGCGTGCGCGAGGAATATGCGCTGCTCGGCCGGCATGTCGAGGCGATCACGCTGCGCCTTGCCGATCTCGACGCCGAGATCGCCGGCCTGTCGGCGTCCGATAACAACGACATCGACGGCAGCGAGCGCGTGGCCGTGCTCGAGGCCAACCGCAACCAGCTCGCCAAGCGGTCCGACGACATGCGGGTGCTGCAGCATGCCGCCATGCAGATGCTGCCCATGGTGCGCATCATCCAGTCGAACAATCTGTCGCTGGTCGACAAGTTCCAGACCATCCGCCAGCTGACGCTGCCGGCGTGGAAGCGCGCCTTCATGCTGGCGCTGACGCTGGACGAGCAGAAGAGCGCCGTCGAGCTGGCCTCGACCATCGACAATGCCACCAACATGATGATGCGCCGCAACGCCGAATTGCTGCACCAGAACTCGGTCGCGACCGCCAAGGCCAACCAGCGGCTGGTGATCGACATCGACACGCTGCGCGAGGTGCACCAGAAGATCCTTCTGACCCTGGCGGACGTGCGCAAGGAGCACATACAGGGCGCCGTCGAGCGCAAGCAGGCGATTGCCGAGCTCGAGCGGCTGCGCACGGAGATGACCGAGGGCGTCAAGGCCATCGGGCTTGCCGATGCCTGA
- a CDS encoding DoxX family protein codes for MNPTELAAKLTGLAIKYHIRDVTLLVGRLLMSFIFLHEGVTLITHFDGAAKAMAAQGVGLPLFVATIALQLGAGLSVAAGLLTRLGAIGLGLFCLATATLFHTNFASQNELLHFEKDLAISGGMVVLAVAGAGRISLDWLLGLYLQKRQRDKDMVAALLAVENEFTGDVRLPV; via the coding sequence ATGAACCCGACCGAACTCGCCGCGAAGCTCACCGGCCTCGCCATCAAATACCACATCAGGGATGTGACCCTGCTCGTCGGCCGCCTGCTGATGTCCTTCATCTTCCTGCATGAGGGCGTGACACTGATCACCCATTTCGACGGCGCCGCCAAGGCGATGGCCGCCCAAGGCGTCGGCCTGCCGTTGTTCGTCGCCACCATCGCGCTGCAACTGGGGGCAGGCCTCTCGGTGGCGGCGGGCCTGCTGACGCGCCTTGGCGCCATCGGCCTTGGCCTTTTCTGCCTTGCAACCGCCACGCTGTTCCACACCAACTTCGCCAGCCAGAACGAACTTCTGCATTTCGAAAAGGACCTGGCGATATCGGGCGGCATGGTCGTGCTGGCCGTCGCCGGCGCCGGCAGGATCTCGCTGGATTGGCTGCTCGGGCTCTATTTGCAGAAGCGGCAGCGCGACAAGGACATGGTGGCGGCATTGCTGGCCGTGGAGAACGAGTTCACTGGGGATGTGCGGTTGCCGGTTTGA
- a CDS encoding tetratricopeptide repeat protein, with protein MKRSFLGKHALCGLLGAIAVLTVVPVATTMPAYAVDNIEGADAPDLTAVQAKIAAKDYKGALADLRDLAQDNQQADVYNLLGFTLRKTGDFTTALTYYNKALELKPDHKAAREYLGELYVETGDMAKAKDQLASLQKLCPAGCEELADLQKAIDTKVTQ; from the coding sequence ATGAAACGATCATTCTTGGGCAAGCACGCCCTCTGCGGCCTGCTCGGCGCCATCGCCGTGCTGACCGTGGTTCCCGTCGCCACCACCATGCCGGCCTATGCGGTCGACAATATCGAAGGCGCCGATGCGCCCGACCTTACCGCCGTCCAGGCCAAGATCGCCGCCAAGGACTACAAGGGCGCGCTGGCCGATCTGCGTGACCTTGCGCAGGACAACCAGCAGGCCGATGTCTACAATTTGCTCGGCTTCACGCTGCGCAAGACCGGCGACTTCACCACCGCGCTGACTTACTACAACAAGGCGCTGGAGCTGAAGCCCGACCACAAGGCCGCCCGCGAATATCTGGGCGAGCTCTATGTCGAGACCGGCGACATGGCCAAGGCCAAGGACCAGCTGGCCTCGCTGCAGAAACTCTGCCCTGCCGGCTGCGAAGAGCTTGCCGACCTGCAGAAGGCCATCGACACCAAGGTGACGCAGTAA
- a CDS encoding EamA family transporter has protein sequence MQAMPIAHQAAQPVAGPVSSLAGYPAAVLCWLLSAGVYIAAKWVAPEMPPWGLCFWRLTLACAILLPIVHRHHDAMIGLLRTRAVEVVAVGAIGLTLCQGMIYHGLNHTDATTAGIIMALSPVMTMVLARFVLGEPLGLWKSLGALVALAGMIFIVAHGNLTALLQLKVNAGELWIVGSAFCWGLYTVLLRRAKFGIELLPMVVLLLGAGALVALPFHVWELFNDERSAMNVHSILALAYLAGPGGALMYYLYNKSVETLGASRASMLLYLQTVFVAILAYLLLGEGLHDYDLVGAAFIVAGIVLATVVRPAQPRVA, from the coding sequence ATGCAGGCAATGCCGATAGCGCATCAGGCCGCGCAACCCGTGGCCGGCCCCGTATCCTCCCTGGCCGGCTATCCGGCCGCCGTCCTGTGCTGGCTGCTCTCGGCTGGTGTCTATATCGCGGCCAAATGGGTGGCGCCTGAAATGCCGCCCTGGGGCCTCTGCTTCTGGCGGCTGACGCTTGCTTGCGCCATCCTGCTGCCGATCGTGCACCGTCATCACGACGCGATGATCGGGCTTTTGCGAACGCGCGCCGTGGAGGTCGTCGCCGTGGGGGCGATCGGCCTCACGCTCTGCCAGGGTATGATCTACCATGGCCTCAACCACACCGACGCCACCACGGCCGGCATCATCATGGCGCTGTCGCCTGTCATGACGATGGTGCTCGCCCGTTTCGTGCTTGGCGAGCCGCTCGGGCTGTGGAAGTCGCTTGGCGCGCTGGTCGCGCTTGCCGGGATGATCTTCATCGTTGCCCACGGCAACCTGACAGCGCTGCTGCAACTCAAGGTCAATGCCGGCGAGCTGTGGATCGTCGGCAGCGCGTTCTGCTGGGGCCTCTACACGGTGCTCTTGCGCCGTGCCAAATTCGGCATCGAACTGCTGCCGATGGTCGTGCTGCTGCTCGGCGCCGGTGCGCTGGTCGCCTTGCCTTTCCATGTGTGGGAACTGTTCAACGACGAACGCTCCGCCATGAACGTCCACAGCATTCTGGCACTCGCCTATCTGGCAGGTCCCGGCGGCGCCTTGATGTACTATCTCTACAACAAAAGCGTGGAAACGCTCGGCGCGAGCCGGGCAAGCATGCTGCTCTACCTGCAGACGGTGTTCGTCGCCATACTCGCCTACCTGCTACTCGGCGAGGGCTTGCACGATTACGATCTGGTCGGTGCGGCCTTCATCGTCGCCGGCATCGTACTCGCCACCGTGGTCAGGCCAGCTCAACCACGCGTGGCGTAG
- a CDS encoding MBL fold metallo-hydrolase yields MFSMTRRTVLQSAAAAAAFGLAGKLEFTRPAFAQTPVEPSVGFYKYTVGDIKVTAIYDGIWKKPHDPAFIKDVSVDDTKAALAKAGLTTDFMPIPLTVVVLKMGGKLIMMDAGSGVGQWQANATHLPANMAAAGIDYKAIDTIMISHFHPDHVWGLMEKGTNTPVFPNAELIVNATEYNWWTDPSRLAKLPDGRKPAGKRIAENFPKWKNWKLVQDGAEVAPGIQIIAAPGHTPGHSVYLANSGKEQLMISADTMYVPALLAPHPEWQGSYDQDGPTAIATRHKIIDRVIADKIRISGSHFPFPGTGVFVKDGNAYGFTPVQI; encoded by the coding sequence ATGTTCAGCATGACACGCCGCACAGTGCTTCAGTCCGCCGCCGCTGCTGCCGCCTTCGGCCTTGCCGGCAAGCTCGAGTTCACCCGGCCCGCTTTCGCGCAGACGCCGGTGGAGCCGAGCGTCGGCTTCTACAAATACACGGTCGGCGACATCAAGGTGACCGCCATCTATGACGGCATCTGGAAGAAGCCGCACGACCCGGCCTTCATCAAGGATGTTTCCGTCGACGACACCAAGGCAGCACTCGCCAAGGCGGGGCTGACCACCGACTTCATGCCCATTCCGCTCACCGTCGTCGTGCTCAAGATGGGCGGCAAGCTGATCATGATGGATGCCGGCTCGGGCGTCGGCCAATGGCAGGCCAACGCCACGCATCTGCCGGCCAACATGGCCGCCGCCGGCATCGACTACAAGGCGATCGACACCATCATGATCTCGCATTTCCACCCCGACCATGTCTGGGGCCTGATGGAGAAGGGCACCAACACGCCGGTGTTCCCCAATGCCGAGCTGATCGTCAACGCCACCGAATATAACTGGTGGACCGATCCGAGCCGCCTGGCCAAGCTGCCCGACGGCCGCAAGCCGGCGGGCAAGCGCATCGCCGAAAATTTTCCGAAATGGAAGAACTGGAAGCTGGTCCAGGACGGCGCGGAAGTTGCGCCCGGCATCCAGATCATCGCCGCACCCGGCCATACGCCCGGCCATTCGGTGTACCTCGCCAATTCCGGCAAGGAGCAGCTTATGATTTCGGCCGACACCATGTACGTGCCCGCCCTTCTGGCGCCGCATCCGGAATGGCAGGGCAGCTACGACCAGGATGGGCCGACGGCGATTGCCACCCGCCACAAGATCATCGACCGGGTGATCGCGGACAAGATCCGCATTTCCGGGTCGCACTTCCCATTCCCCGGCACGGGCGTCTTCGTCAAGGACGGCAATGCATACGGCTTCACGCCGGTTCAGATCTGA